The following are encoded together in the Pleurocapsa sp. FMAR1 genome:
- a CDS encoding TetR/AcrR family transcriptional regulator — MPKIVDRDRYREELLSKCFDLFADKGYGSVTMRQIAEELEVSTGTLYHYFPSKEALFEQLVEALSQKDINQALKELDGMQTLQEKAAGIGEYLLKNEDYFIKWTCIMVNFYQHQDAKEFKKSGVFRRANENYAKAIYDLLGVKDRALAIFIYSFIDGLILERLWGDESVSVPEQCQLLGKMLTAYLEK, encoded by the coding sequence ATGCCCAAGATTGTCGACCGCGATCGCTATCGAGAAGAATTACTTAGTAAGTGTTTCGATCTCTTCGCAGATAAAGGTTATGGTTCGGTAACGATGCGTCAAATAGCCGAAGAATTAGAAGTTTCTACAGGAACTTTGTATCATTATTTTCCTAGCAAAGAAGCATTGTTTGAGCAGTTAGTAGAAGCGTTGTCTCAAAAAGACATTAATCAAGCATTGAAAGAATTGGATGGAATGCAAACACTGCAAGAAAAAGCAGCAGGAATTGGAGAATATTTGCTTAAAAATGAAGATTATTTTATCAAGTGGACTTGTATTATGGTCAATTTTTATCAACATCAAGACGCTAAAGAATTTAAAAAAAGTGGTGTATTTAGGCGAGCAAATGAAAACTACGCTAAGGCAATTTACGATCTATTAGGTGTTAAAGATAGAGCATTGGCTATATTTATTTATTCTTTTATTGATGGTCTAATTCTCGAAAGATTATGGGGAGATGAATCAGTTTCTGTTCCCGAACAATGTCAATTATTAGGCAAAATGCTTACTGCTTATTTAGAAAAGTAA
- a CDS encoding ABC exporter membrane fusion protein has protein sequence MTFKLFVKSRNKWLISSIITATAITGGITIYGISQYGQVNQTTSNSVPTKPLAPKITSLGRLEPEAEVIKLSAPLALDGDRLAELLVEEGDRVKAGQVIAILDSRDSLQDAVQQAQEQVKVSQAKLAQVQAGAKLGEIQAQREQISRLKAELIGEIKSQNAAIASLQAQVNNARSEYNRHQQLYQEGAIAISTLDSKRLALETAQEQLKEAQATQDRTNSTLKAQLAEAKANLDQISEIRPVDVNAAHTEVNSAIAVLNKAKTDLAQAYVRAPMDSQILKIQTRSAEKIGDSGIVELAQTDSMIAIAEVYQSDIAKVKVGQSAEITGQAFEGIVRGKVVQIGLQVSRQDVFSDRPGENLDRRVIEVKIRLNREDSKRVTGLTNLQVQTAISSARLAP, from the coding sequence ATGACTTTTAAGCTATTTGTGAAATCTAGAAATAAATGGTTAATTAGTTCGATAATTACCGCTACTGCCATTACTGGTGGAATTACAATCTACGGCATTTCTCAGTATGGACAAGTAAATCAAACGACATCAAATTCAGTGCCAACTAAACCGCTCGCGCCGAAAATAACCTCATTAGGAAGACTCGAACCAGAAGCAGAAGTAATTAAATTATCTGCACCCTTAGCATTAGATGGCGATCGCCTTGCGGAATTATTAGTAGAAGAAGGCGATCGCGTTAAAGCAGGACAAGTAATTGCTATTCTCGATTCAAGAGATTCCTTGCAAGACGCAGTGCAGCAAGCACAAGAACAAGTAAAAGTTTCTCAGGCTAAACTCGCTCAAGTTCAAGCTGGTGCTAAATTGGGGGAAATTCAAGCTCAAAGAGAACAGATTTCTCGCTTAAAAGCCGAATTAATTGGCGAAATTAAAAGTCAAAATGCAGCGATCGCTAGTTTACAGGCACAGGTAAATAATGCCCGCAGTGAATACAATCGTCATCAGCAACTATATCAAGAAGGTGCGATCGCAATTTCGACTTTAGACAGCAAACGTCTGGCTTTAGAAACGGCACAAGAACAATTGAAAGAAGCACAAGCAACGCAAGATCGCACCAATAGCACTCTTAAAGCGCAGTTAGCCGAAGCTAAAGCAAATTTAGATCAGATTTCTGAAATTCGTCCAGTAGATGTTAATGCAGCACACACCGAAGTTAATAGCGCGATCGCTGTCTTAAACAAAGCAAAAACTGACTTAGCACAGGCTTACGTTCGTGCGCCGATGGATAGTCAAATTCTTAAAATTCAGACGCGATCAGCGGAAAAGATAGGCGATTCGGGTATTGTCGAATTGGCACAAACGGATTCCATGATAGCCATAGCTGAAGTTTATCAGAGTGATATTGCTAAAGTAAAAGTGGGACAGTCAGCAGAAATTACTGGTCAAGCTTTTGAGGGAATAGTCAGAGGCAAGGTCGTTCAAATTGGCTTACAGGTTAGCAGACAGGATGTATTTAGCGATCGGCCTGGAGAAAATTTAGATCGCCGTGTGATTGAAGTAAAAATTCGTCTCAATCGAGAAGACAGCAAACGGGTTACTGGTTTGACTAATTTACAAGTGCAGACAGCAATTAGCAGCGCAAGGCTTGCGCCCTGA